The Bactrocera dorsalis isolate Fly_Bdor chromosome 2, ASM2337382v1, whole genome shotgun sequence region TAGACCTCCATGCCCTCCACGCAAGCACTTATCACATATACTATGTGTATTCAAACTAACCCGATATGATTTGGTTAAGGTGAACTATTTCGCTCATACCTTCATAGGTGTACTCTCCATCAAGGCGCTCGAGCACCTCTAAAATTTCCTGACGCACACGTTCGTGTATATCCTCATGTAGTGCCAATTCGATGAGTTCTCGAAACCGGCTCTTAAGAATGCAGCGGTAATGCTCATATTCTGACCATCTTTGGATTTCATcaagttgttatttttcatttttttacagCCTTCCAATCATTTTGGAAAACTCTGGAACCTCAATGTTCgtttttttcagttatatttttaatattggcGGAGTGAATCAAGCTTCAAAAGCATCACGTTTGGACGATAGAcggttattattatattattagttaTGCTACGCGGTTATATCAACCTCGCCGAATAGTACGTTCTCAGATCTTACTCTTCCATGGAATTGGGGAGGTTCCGTGGACGAAAGAATAGACTTATCTTTTTAATGCGCTGTATAACTTTGTCCCATTAGTTCGAGGACTTCTCTATTGTCTTCCTCTTCAAAGCTATATTCATTCTGAGCTTTTTGACTCTTCGGCTTTAAACACTGACTTTTCTTATCGGAGAAAACAATAGTTATTTTGGTTTTGGATGGGGTAAAGTACTGACATTATAATCTGCTTATACCGATAACGCATTAGATAGCAGTATAAAATGTAGGATCTAATTTTCGCattcctaaaagtatgcaagtTTTCTAATTTACTAGAGGTGACTTTGATATGTATTAAGTATAGGTACTAATTTTGCTCCCCAgatattacaaatatatgtacatacatatgtatatcagacGAATGAATCTTTTTACAATCACTTCTTAGTTCACTAATTCGATATTGACTGTAGTTCCAGCCACTTTTCGTCAGATTTCGTAACCTTACCTTAGAATTATTATTACATCACTACAATACAGTCCAAAAATTTACCAAGCCTACCATGGAACGCCATTTGGACTCTCATCATCTTACTTGCAAATATTACAGACGTACGTTTCGTTAAAATACGATTAAGAATATTTaaacactttattattttagaaacgatcccataaaaatattaatcagCAATACTATTTGTAAATTCGTTTTAAGATTGTAACTTTCTGCTCATACTTTCTCAACGTACAGATAAATGGGATGCTCAGGCTGCACCAAAAAGTTTTTCTTGTCAAATGTCATCGGAATCGGAGTTTTCTCACACATAGAAAACTTGAAGTTCTTCAAGAGCAGAGCTAAGCCAATACGAGCTTGCATTTGACCAAAGCGCATGCCAATACAATTGCGTGGTCCCTCGCCGAAGGGCAGCCATTCGATACTATCACGCTGAGCCACCTTCTCGGATGTAAAATTATCGGGGTCGAAAGTGTCGGGATTGGGATAAATATCAGCATCACGATGATAAGCAGCGCTCGGTATGAGGACTTGCATACCCTTGGCGATGACAAATTTCGGGTTACCCGGCACTGGATACTCCTCCATACACTCACGATTTAACACGGGAAGCACAGTATAGAGCCGAAGTGTTTCTATGTACAATAATAGAATCtactttaataatatttcatatagcTAAGTATTGTAGTTTGATCTTACCGGAAATGACTTGGTCCAAATAGACCATTTCTTTCATGCATTCATAAGTGAATTCGCCCTTGTGTTTCTCCAGAACTTCAATGACTTCGTCACGCACACGCTGTTGTATATCTTCACGTTGTGCCAGTTCGTACAATGCGAAGCTCATGGTAGTCGACGATGTCTCGAAGCCAGCAACGAGAAATACAAACGCCTGGGCAGCTAATTCTTCAACAGAAATGCTTATGTCTTGACCGTCTTcggatttcaacaatttattgtttttcaattcCAGCAGCATGTCAAAGAAATCGTTGCAACGAATATTATTCTTCTCACGGTAGGCGATATTTTCGTGCACAAGACCCATGTAGAATTCAGTGATATGATCGGGTGTACTTTTAATATGTAGTCTTCGACACAATTTCGGGAAACTATTCAGCAACGCCAAACCGATTTTTCCGTGACGCAAATCAGTGAAGACACGTTTGCCCATGTGTCGGAATTCATCGCTGGGATTGTTCAAACTATTCACTTCAATACCGAATGCACAAGTGCCGATAACGTCGGTGGTGAAACGCGCCAAATAATCACCTACCTCCAAAATCGGCTCCTTCTCTATAGCCTCCGCCACAACGTGCACAAACTCCTCACCTACGCGGCAGACAGTCGGGAACATATACTTCATTTTACCGGATGTGAAGGTGGGCGATAGCTTATTGCGCATTACACGCCATCTGTGTCCCTCCAAGAGAAGTAGTGTTCCGGTGAGCGGATCATCCTCCACATTTGTGTAGAAGCCGCGatcaacaaaattattaaaatcctTAATAAGTATGGCTTTGGCCAATTTTGTATCCAGAATGAAAGCCGCAGGGCGTTGAAACCAAAAGAAACCACAAAATGGGCCAGTTcccttaaattttttgtaagtgTTCAGCCATATCTCCACAAATGAACGTGACGAGCGTATGCCATTTAAATTGCCGAGTAAATAACTTGGTTTCTCACAGGCAATGCCACGCACCTCCCAATACATGAAATGTTGACGTAGCCAGTAGACCGCATACCCCAGTAGTCCCAGCAGCGTGGCCAGCAGGATTTGGGTGACagacatttttggaaaattaataaaagcgacgcacaaagaaattattttcagcAATCGGTCAGTTCGAGCGTGTGATAACAACAGCGGTCTGCGTACTAAAATAATAACGAAACTCTTGTCACTGCCAAAGGTGCGTAGTCAGGGtgagaaattatttttgcattaaataacATCACTACAATACAGTCCAAAAATACTTTGAGTACGATTGCACGAGCTTTTAGTGTGCGAATTCTTGGAGTACACTTGTTCTCTAACGCTTGAGACAGAAGTAAATACAAACCATTTGAAAGCCGTAGTAGAGATTCTCCGGTGTGCTTATCTATTATTACGCTCCCAAAAGTTTAGTAATTGATCACTTAAATCgcgttgttatttttgttttggaatttATATTAATTCTTATCAAATTATCTTGGGCTTCCAAGTGGCTCAAAGTTTAGAAAACAAATCGTAAAAACCTGATAACTCAACAAAGGTgttggtttaaaatttttataatatatctttatatataaaaattacgtgtaCTGTTGTTTATCCACGATGGAtgcctaaactactgaaccgattttagtaaaatttagcatatTTTGTCCCGtttgaaccaacttagaagataggatagtaaaaaccattcataaattaaaaatatggtgAAAGCACTATTAAATGGAtatatcagaaatattttttcagaaagGTTAGCTTTCGAATAAACCCTTTCATAACGTCTTGAACGACGTCTTTATTCCACTTTTTCCACTCAAGTCCTGGGACAACTTGACGATCAAGCTAAAACAGCTGATCACATAATATTTCGTTATATTCCTGG contains the following coding sequences:
- the LOC125776206 gene encoding probable cytochrome P450 6a21 produces the protein MSVTQILLATLLGLLGYAVYWLRQHFMYWEVRGIACEKPSYLLGNLNGIRSSRSFVEIWLNTYKKFKGTGPFCGFFWFQRPAAFILDTKLAKAILIKDFNNFVDRGFYTNVEDDPLTGTLLLLEGHRWRVMRNKLSPTFTSGKMKYMFPTVCRVGEEFVHVVAEAIEKEPILEVGDYLARFTTDVIGTCAFGIEVNSLNNPSDEFRHMGKRVFTDLRHGKIGLALLNSFPKLCRRLHIKSTPDHITEFYMGLVHENIAYREKNNIRCNDFFDMLLELKNNKLLKSEDGQDISISVEELAAQAFVFLVAGFETSSTTMSFALYELAQREDIQQRVRDEVIEVLEKHKGEFTYECMKEMVYLDQVISETLRLYTVLPVLNRECMEEYPVPGNPKFVIAKGMQVLIPSAAYHRDADIYPNPDTFDPDNFTSEKVAQRDSIEWLPFGEGPRNCIGMRFGQMQARIGLALLLKNFKFSMCEKTPIPMTFDKKNFLVQPEHPIYLYVEKV